The following are from one region of the Gloeomargarita lithophora Alchichica-D10 genome:
- a CDS encoding DMT family transporter, which translates to MVWRGEWAALGAALLWASMSRIYVGWGKTFAPLLLNWLKGVLALGMFALTLGWRGEGWPPVGGWPLLGLALSGVLGIGVGDTAFFAALNSLGVQRTLLMDSLSPMLVTLLAWATLGEGIQAGQLGGMGLTVTGVVLVVTERPVSIRERFHLWPGLGWGGIFALSQAAGVVLSRWALVDSPITPLWSTTIRLLAGVLVLGLGVNRPVCRPGWQALRQQPAWLWSLTGTAFLSTYVGIWLQQTALKWAPAGIAQTLSSTSPLFALGLARGAGERVSRRAWWGVGIALAGCWWLFQG; encoded by the coding sequence GTGGTTTGGCGGGGGGAATGGGCGGCGCTGGGGGCGGCTTTGCTGTGGGCGAGTATGTCCCGGATTTATGTGGGTTGGGGCAAGACCTTTGCGCCTTTATTGCTGAACTGGCTGAAGGGGGTTTTGGCGTTGGGGATGTTTGCCCTGACCTTGGGGTGGCGGGGGGAAGGGTGGCCGCCGGTGGGAGGCTGGCCTCTGCTGGGCTTGGCGTTGAGTGGCGTTTTGGGGATTGGGGTGGGGGATACGGCGTTTTTTGCCGCCTTAAATTCCCTGGGGGTGCAACGCACATTGCTGATGGATAGCCTGTCGCCTATGCTGGTAACCCTGTTGGCCTGGGCGACCCTGGGGGAGGGCATCCAAGCGGGGCAGTTGGGGGGCATGGGCTTGACGGTGACCGGGGTGGTGCTGGTGGTGACAGAACGCCCGGTGAGTATCCGGGAGCGGTTTCATCTTTGGCCGGGGCTGGGCTGGGGGGGGATTTTTGCCCTCTCCCAGGCGGCGGGGGTGGTGTTGTCCCGCTGGGCGTTGGTGGATTCGCCGATCACGCCCCTGTGGAGTACGACGATTCGCCTGTTGGCGGGGGTATTGGTGTTGGGATTGGGGGTGAATCGCCCGGTATGCCGTCCGGGGTGGCAGGCTCTGCGCCAACAACCGGCTTGGTTATGGAGTTTAACAGGTACAGCGTTTTTAAGTACCTATGTGGGAATTTGGCTCCAACAAACGGCCTTGAAATGGGCACCGGCGGGGATTGCCCAAACCCTGAGTAGTACGAGTCCCCTGTTCGCCCTGGGGTTGGCGCGGGGGGCGGGGGAGCGGGTCAGTCGGCGGGCATGGTGGGGGGTAGGAATCGCCCTGGCCGGTTGCTGGTGGTTATTCCAGGGGTGA
- a CDS encoding rhomboid family intramembrane serine protease, translating into MNESDPKFQAKLRQLEVELQGKTAAPAKDSPQKHRGQIRHNLAIPFYLLAIPWGQQFIDQIIFAGRWNFVIIPRQISGLPGIFLSAFSHANFAHLIANSIPFIIFSWLILFQSRKNYGITLGIGWLGGGLLCWLLGPTPVHGLSGVVYTLFGYLLWIGWQEKRLVSLAISLFVLINYGGLVWGVLPQEPQVAWWGHLIGFALGIGTAYYLGKKSTQSAVKE; encoded by the coding sequence ATGAATGAATCCGACCCCAAATTCCAAGCCAAACTCCGGCAATTAGAGGTAGAACTCCAGGGGAAAACAGCCGCTCCAGCGAAGGATTCTCCTCAGAAGCACCGGGGGCAAATTCGTCATAATTTGGCAATACCATTCTACCTATTAGCAATTCCCTGGGGACAACAATTTATAGACCAAATTATTTTTGCCGGTCGCTGGAATTTTGTGATTATACCCCGCCAAATTTCCGGGTTGCCAGGGATTTTTTTGTCAGCTTTTTCCCATGCTAATTTTGCCCATTTAATTGCCAATAGTATTCCTTTCATTATTTTTAGTTGGTTAATTCTTTTTCAGAGTCGTAAAAACTATGGCATTACCCTGGGGATAGGTTGGCTAGGAGGGGGTCTATTGTGCTGGTTACTTGGGCCAACTCCGGTGCATGGTTTAAGTGGTGTGGTTTATACTTTATTTGGTTATTTACTCTGGATTGGGTGGCAGGAAAAACGATTGGTTTCCCTGGCGATTTCCCTATTTGTTTTAATCAATTACGGTGGGTTGGTTTGGGGCGTATTACCCCAAGAACCCCAGGTAGCCTGGTGGGGGCATTTGATCGGTTTTGCGTTGGGTATCGGTACGGCCTATTATTTGGGTAAAAAATCAACTCAATCCGCAGTTAAAGAATGA
- a CDS encoding glycosyltransferase family 61 protein, producing MKFSDRIHHRWSKLIAPINGKIPAQGCWSSGWDYYHYYQHQNLPGLNYYSHWSTYQEHYPVPRSIYPQPHGAFHWTTITMPESYWLSVPQATVLSGRQSVGSVVAHDGKVIHDLSRQWANHPQKNEACHHKFPRPTLLENTIAVLGIGGGGMNYYHWLTDVLPRINLLKYGGIWDKIDYFLIDEPSPKMAIGLDILGIPLAKRIYTRFDRVLSSPLVIAPQFLRAQPRWRIDFLRETFLPHRDTNYSKIEKIYISRSKASRRRILNEAEILDYLTPLGYVPCWLEDLSFLEQVSLFSQAKFVIGLHGAGLTNIAWCPPGGRLLEIFPSESIPSYYWVLASQVGVDYYYLLSLNSPPLSQDDTVIDLKQFQQAVEHLES from the coding sequence ATGAAATTCTCAGATAGAATACACCATCGTTGGAGTAAGTTGATTGCCCCCATAAATGGCAAAATTCCTGCCCAGGGGTGTTGGTCATCCGGCTGGGATTATTATCACTATTATCAGCATCAAAATTTACCAGGGCTGAACTATTACTCCCACTGGTCAACTTATCAAGAACATTATCCCGTTCCCCGTTCGATTTATCCCCAACCCCACGGTGCTTTTCACTGGACAACCATTACCATGCCAGAAAGTTATTGGTTGAGTGTTCCCCAAGCTACCGTATTAAGTGGTCGCCAGTCCGTAGGCAGTGTGGTCGCCCATGATGGCAAAGTCATCCATGATTTGTCTCGACAGTGGGCAAATCACCCACAAAAAAACGAAGCGTGCCATCATAAATTTCCCCGACCGACGCTGTTAGAAAATACCATCGCTGTCCTGGGCATTGGTGGCGGTGGCATGAATTATTACCACTGGTTGACGGATGTTTTACCCCGTATAAATTTACTGAAATATGGGGGGATTTGGGATAAAATTGATTATTTTCTCATTGATGAACCCAGTCCTAAAATGGCTATTGGTTTAGATATTTTAGGGATTCCTTTGGCGAAGAGAATTTATACACGCTTTGACCGAGTTTTATCTAGCCCGCTGGTGATTGCACCGCAATTTTTAAGGGCGCAACCCCGCTGGCGGATTGATTTTTTGCGAGAAACCTTTTTACCCCACAGGGATACCAACTATAGTAAAATCGAAAAAATTTACATCAGTCGTTCTAAAGCGAGTCGCAGGCGGATATTAAATGAGGCGGAAATTTTGGATTATTTAACACCCTTGGGCTATGTGCCCTGTTGGTTAGAAGATTTAAGTTTTTTGGAGCAAGTGAGTTTATTTTCCCAGGCCAAATTTGTAATTGGGTTGCATGGTGCGGGGTTGACGAATATCGCCTGGTGTCCGCCGGGAGGACGTTTACTAGAAATATTCCCCAGTGAGTCTATTCCCAGTTATTATTGGGTATTAGCCAGTCAAGTTGGGGTGGATTATTATTATTTACTTTCCCTAAATTCTCCTCCATTATCTCAGGATGATACGGTGATTGATCTCAAGCAATTTCAGCAGGCGGTAGAACATTTAGAATCCTAG